A single Mytilus trossulus isolate FHL-02 chromosome 12, PNRI_Mtr1.1.1.hap1, whole genome shotgun sequence DNA region contains:
- the LOC134692495 gene encoding uncharacterized protein LOC134692495, which produces MSCTTECATFKKRILIACLILILADNVISKDCRTGQKLRVNIQGDQICCTTVKCEKSQQFRYCHYDGESDICKNCTNNSFTNDQIDTSQWPYHDEKHYQSEPDVCVSPPSCEADGVVLVGRTCQCNLNGGYWGKDQHNCQLDKQNCRRAGVQLTYEGKCVRCSGDTFKKEDDKYRQCINKTLCKSHERESSSGSPTSDRICEKLPTERPPITTAPPDIGTTNKIEKEDDDSIPGWIVAVIVLTLVIVVVVIAVLIILYKKNESFAGCCRRLIEYFQRGFQSIRGHRPAGPQFEAVALNETGAVEHSENEPQETRIEMDETRLSNGINGNCSPAANGGAGSNKNNHDKPRISNTDRNDTIPKHVSNEDYQLSSLEDETDPKSVINDVESESNIPTTVEEAESHPPGKTKESDGFQSLSSSIYNGSSGHEADHSALSSHDRQSESIPEMQPSLPNYTTPMSENDASTSTGNRPSSSLIEDLETMDGSEKTPVLTTPAKKEKVIGLVAPIPRSPENNPANPNFGQADNRQHQDFPRSNTTAGGIEVETPTNDQDYKFAPSHTNRAELEPLIVDVPGKQATENQHSVEPSVTNRDNEIAENGAQPPQRSSSENGVQSTHRSSSENLTQPLRTSGTTESGQLLVSPESDNSQGSSTAQNSMEDDPQENMEVTARAIANSRTTPVD; this is translated from the exons ATGAGCTGTACCACAGAGTGTGCCACATTTAAGAAGAGGATATTGATAGcatgtttgattttaattttggcTGAT aatgttataagtaaagattGTAGAACTGGTCAGAAACTAAGAGTAAACATACAAGGCGACCAAATATGCTGTACTACTGTTAAATGTGAAAAAA GCCAGCAGTTTCGTTATTGTCATTATGATGGAGAATCAGACATTTGCAAAAATTGTACCAACAATAGCTTCACTAATGACCAGATCGATACCAGTCAATGGCCTTATCATGACGAAAAACATTATCAGTCAGAACCCGATGTATGTGTTTCTCCTCCAAGCTGTGAAGCAG ACGGAGTAGTTCTTGTTGGCCGTACATGTCAGTGCAATTTGAATGGGGGCTATTGGGGCAAAGATCAACACAACTGCCAGTTAGATAAACAAAATTGTAGAAGAGCTGGAGTTCAGTTAACATATGAAG gTAAATGTGTTCGATGTTCGGGGGATACattcaaaaaagaagatgataaATACAGacaatgtataaacaaaacatt ATGTAAAAGTCATGAAAGAGAAAGTAGCAGTGGTTCCCCTACAAGTGACAGGATATGTGAAAAACTTCCCACAGAGAGACCTCCTATTACAACAGCACCTCCAGACATAG GAACAACAAATAAGATTGAAAAAGAGGATGATGATTCCATTCCAGGCTG GATTGTAGCAGTAATTGTACTTACGCTAGTCATAGTTGTGGTGGTAATTGCAGTACTGATCATATTGTACAAGAAAAATGAAAGCTTTGCTG GTTGCTGTCGTAGATTAATAGAATATTTCCAACGTGGATTCCAAAGTATAAGGGGACATAGACCAGCAGGACCTCAGTTTGAGGCTGTTGCCTTAAATGAAACTGGAGCAGTAGAACATTCAGAAAATGAGCCACAAGAAACAAGGATAGAGATGGATGAAACCAGGCTAAGTAATGGCATAAATGGAAACTGCTCACCTGCTGCAAATGGTGGAGCTGGTAGTAATAAGAACAATCATGATAAACCAAGGATCAGTAATACAGACAGAAATGATACAATTCCGAAACATGTATCAAATGAGGATTACCAATTAAGTAGTTTAGAAGATGAAACTGACCCAAAGTCAGTTATAAACGacgttgaaagtgaaagtaataTTCCAACTACAGTTGAGGAGGCAGAATCTCATCCACCAGGAAAAACTAAAGAATCAGATGGTTTTCAGTCATTATCTAGTAGTATATATAATGGCAGTAGTGGACATGAAGCAGATCATAGTGCATTAAGTAGTCATGATAGACAATCTGAATCAATTCCTGAAATGCAGCCATCTTTACCTAATTATACAACTCCTATGTCTGAAAATGATGCTTCAACATCAACAGGAAATAGACCATCTTCAAGTCTTATAGAGGATTTAGAAACTATGGACGGAAGTGAAAAGACTCCTGTTTTAACAACACCAGCAAAGAAGGAAAAAGTTATAGGATTAG TTGCACCGATACCTAGGAGTCCTGAAAATAACCCCGCAAATCCTAATTTCGGACAAGCTGACAACAGACAGCATCAAGATTTTCCACGATCCAACACAACAGCAGGAGGCATTGAAGTTGAAACCCCAACAAATGATCAAGATTATAAGTTCGCTCCTTCTCATACTAATCGTGCAGAACTAGAACCATTGATAGTAGATGTACCTGGCAAACAAGCAACTGAAAATCAACACTCTGTTGAACCATCTGTTACTAATAGAGACAACGAAATAGCGGAGAATGGTGCCCAACCTCCACAAAGATCCTCATCGGAGAATGGTGTCCAGTCAACACACAGATCTTCATCTGAAAATCTAACACAGCCTCTACGCACTTCTGGAACAACAGAGTCTGGTCAACTCCTTGTTTCACCTGAATCAGATAACAGCCAAGGGAGTAGCACTGCACAGAACAGCATGGAGGAT GATCCACAGGAAAATATGGAAGTTACTGCAAGGGCAATAGCTAATTCAAGGACAACACCTGTTGATTAG